A single Heliomicrobium undosum DNA region contains:
- a CDS encoding DUF503 domain-containing protein, with protein sequence MSVGYSEVSLHIHGVDSLKGKRRVLKSIVERLRGKFNISVAEVDQHDLWQASVIGLAVVSNDRTHIRQVLDAAVRQIEGSGEVDVVAVDTEVF encoded by the coding sequence GTGTCTGTTGGCTACAGCGAAGTGAGCCTACATATCCATGGCGTCGACTCTTTGAAAGGGAAACGCCGGGTGCTGAAGAGCATCGTCGAGCGGCTGCGGGGGAAGTTCAACATCTCCGTTGCCGAGGTGGATCAGCACGACCTCTGGCAGGCGTCGGTCATCGGATTGGCTGTCGTCAGCAATGACCGCACCCATATCCGCCAGGTTCTTGACGCAGCGGTCCGGCAGATCGAGGGGTCGGGCGAGGTGGATGTTGTCGCTGTCGATACGGAAGTTTTTTGA